The DNA window GGTGGCGATGGCCATGGCGCGCGACAGGTGATACTCGTCGGATCCGCGGTACAGCTGGGCGTACAGGTTGGCCTTTTCCAGAATGTCGCCGGTGCCGAACGGCGACCAGTGGTCGATTACGCTGTCGGTGCCGGTCATCACGAACACCCCTTTCTCGCTGAGCTGCGGCAGCGGCATCATCAGGCCGCCGATCGGTACCGTGGAGGCGATGGTGATCTGCTGCGCCGCCAGCCGGGTGGCGGTTTCCGCCAGTTCGCCCGGCGTCAGCGTGGTCAGGGCGAAAGCGTGGCTGATGGTGACCTTGCCGCGCAGCGCCGGGTTTTGCTCCACGGTGGCGATCATGTAGTTGATGGCGGCGACCCCGGCCGGGCTGGTTTCATGCAGGTGGATATCCACGCCTTTGCCGGTATCGAGGGCGATCTGGAACATGGCGTCCAGCGATTTCTCCATCGCGCCGTCGACGTTGGTCGGATCGAGCCCGCCGACGTACTGCACGCCCATCTGCATCGCTTCACGCATCAGCGTATCGACCCTGGAGTGCAGCAGGCCATGCTGCGGGAAAGCGACGATTTCACAGCTGAAGTCCGCCCGGTGGTTTTCCAGCGCGCGCTGCAGGTGCTCCAGGCTTTTCAGGCCGCTGACCGGATCGATATTGCAGTGGCTGCGCGCCACGGTGCTGCCTTTGGATTGCAGCAGGGCGATCAGATTTTCCGCCCGCTGCTGCGAGGTGGACAGCAGTTTCGGGATCAGCGTCTGCTCCAGCGCGATCATGTCCATGATGGTTTTGCCCTGGCGCGGGCGCGGCGCCTGCCACGGGCCGCTGTAGAAGGTTTTGTCCAGGTGGATGTGCATATCGCGAAACGCCGGCAGCAGCAGCTGGCCCTGCGCCTTATAGCGGGGCACGCCGGCGGGCAGCGCGGCGTTGGCGGCATGAATGGCGGCGATCTTGCCGTCTTTGATCTCAAGCGTATACAGCGCGGTGCGGGTGCCGATCACCGTGTCGCCGTCGTATTCAAAGCCGTCTTCCAGCCGCACCTCGCTCAGGCAGTAGTGACGTTCGGTCAGGGTCATCGGTGCTGGTGCGCACTGCTCGCCGCCAAGAGACGCGGCCTGTGCCACACCGCCGGTCAGGCCGATCACCGCGCAGGCGGTGGTGAGTTTGCCGGTTTGGCTGAGGAAGGCTCTGCGGCCCGGTTGTTGAGGGTTTTCCACGTTCGGTTCCTTAATCCAGAGGTGAGGTGGGTGAAAACATCCCCCAATTTAGGAGAGGAAGCGGTCGGTTGGCAGCGACATTTGCCACTGGTGACTATTCGATTTGGTAATGACCGGCGCCCATCGGTTGAATGGCTTTCCTGGTTTGCTCTTTCGTAGCTTTAATGGCTACATTTGTAGTTATTAAAGCTACATTGAGGTTAGCGTGATGCACGATCCGATGCTCGAACTGCTGTTCAGCGAATACCGTAGAAAAGTGCTAAGCCTGCTGTTTATTGAGCCCGGGCGAGCGTTTCACGTGCGGGAAATTGCGCGGCGTACCGCAACTCAGGCCGGTACTTTACATAAAGAGTTGAGCAGGCTGGCTGAGGGGGGCATTTTGCTCAGGCAGCGGCAGGGCAATCAAATTTGCTATCAGGCCAACGTTGATTGCCTGATTTTCCCAGAGCTGGCGGCTATTTTCCGCAAGGCTTGCGGGCCAGTGGAGCGCTTAAGGCAGACATTGGCAGAGTTTGGTGCAGCTATTGAACGGGCCTTTATTTTTGGTTCAGTCGCCAGTGGCAAAGCGACGGCGGCCAGCGATATCGATGTGTTGATCGTTGGCAAACTGTCTTTTTCGCAGGTGATTCAGGCTATTTATCCGCTGCAGGAAACGCTGGGACGGGAAATTAACCCCAAATTTTACTCGCCGGAAGAGTGGCGGGCGGCTTTGGCCGAGAACTCCGCGTTTATACAGGACATTATGCAGAAACCCCAACTCTGGATTGCGGGAGACAAGGATGACGCTGGACAATCTGGTCGGGCTGGGACTGGAGGTGATAACGCCTGACTCGGGAGCGATTAAAAAATTGCTGGCCGCCGCCGCGCGCAACCGCCGTGATGCGGGTATCACTCAGCTCAGCAATGAGAGCCGTTTCGACACGGCATATAAGGCGGTCATGCAAATGGCTAATGCCGCTTTGCAAGCCAAGGGGTACCGTACGCTGACCAGCAAACCCGGTCATCACCAGACCATGATCCAAACGTTGCCGCTCACCGTAGGGTTGCCGCGCGAGGCAATGATCTGCCTGGATGCATTGCGAAAACAGCGCAATGTGGCGGATTACTCCGGCGATTTGGTGACGGATGCGGCGGTACAGGCTTGCCTTGAGCAGACCGACGCGCTGTGGGTACGGATTATCGACTGGCTACAGCGCGAATATCCGCAGATATTGGCGTAACCGATCTCACTTCAACCCGCAAAACACCGTCAGTCGCTGGGCCAGTGCCAGCGTGGCGGCGGGGGCGCCGTCGCGGTAGTAGAGCGCCAGTTCGAAGCTGTCTATCGGCGGCAATCCTTCGGCCGCGCCCAGCACCCGGTGCGTGGGCAGACGGCAGCCGGCCGGCAGCAGGGTGACGCCCAGCCCGGCGGCGGAAGCGGCGGTCAGCGCCGCCAGGCTGGCGCTGCTGTAACCGATACGCCAGCGTTTGCCGAGGTTGTCCAGCGCCTGGCACAGCTCGTCGCGGTACAGGCCGTTGAGTGGAAATACCGCCAGCGGCACCGGCGATTGCTCGATAGCCGGAAAGGCCAGGCTGTCCAGCCACAGCAGCGGTTCCGGCCGCGCGGCGCGCGGCGGTTGCTGGCGGCGCTGCTTCACCAGGATCAGATCCAGCTCTTCACGTGCGTAGGCGCTGTGCAGATCGGCGCTCAGGCCGCTGGCTACGTCCAGCCGCAGGTGCGGGTGCTCGCGGCTGAATTCCGCCAGCAGCTCGGTGGTGGGCACGGCGAAATCTTCCGGCATGCCGATCCGTAGCACGCCGTCGCGCCAGATGCCGGTCAGCGCGTCGTGGGCTTCTTCATTCAGCGCGATGATGCGGCGCGCGTAGCTTAACAACTTGACGCCTTCTTCAGTCAGCAGCACCTGATGCGAGGAGCGTTCAAACAACGGTTTGCCCAACATCTCTTCCAGCCGACGCACCTGCTGGCTGACGGTGGACTGCGACAAAAACACCCGCTCTGCGGCGCGGGTGAAGCTGTTGCTGTCGCACACGGCGACGAAGCTGAGCAGCAGCTGCGGATTGAACATCGGGTAGCGATTCATTTTCCCACTGTTGGCTATTTTATTATTTAATTTCCCAATACTAGCGGCGTTGCCTACAGTAACGCAACGCTGCGGCGATCGCGCTGTGACGCCGCACTCTTCATTTCGCAGTGCCAGGAATATATCGTGTTAAATCATTCTGTTAATTCACCTTCTCCACGTCGCTGGTTCAACCCCCTGTTGCTGGCGCTGGTGTTGATCGGCCTGAACATGCGGCCGCTGTTGACCTCGATCGGCCCGTTGCTGCCGACGCTGCGCCAGGCCACCGGGCTGAGCTTTGGCGGCGCGGCGCTGTTGACCACGCTGCCGGTGCTGATGATGGGGCTGATGGCGCTGGCGGGCGGCGCCATCAATCGGCTGTTCAGCGAACGCAGCGCCGTGACGTTGAGCCTGCTGGCGATCGGGCTGGGCGCGCTTTGGCGCGAACTGGCCCCCGGCAGCGTGCAACTGTTAATGAGCGCGGTGCTGGGCGGGCTCGGCATCGGGGTGATCCAGGCGGTGATGCCCGGCATCATCAAGCATCACTTCCTCAAAAGCATGGCGCTGGTGGCCGGGCTGTGGTCGGCGGCGCTGATGGGGGGCGGCGGTCTGGGGGCGGCGATCACCCCATGGCTGATGAGTACGGGGCGCGACTGGCACAGTGCGCTGGCCTGGTGGGCGTTGCCGGCCCTGGTGGCGCTGCTGGCCTGGTGGCCGGTCAGCCGCGGGCTGTCTCGCCTGGGCGCGGCGGGAGAACACCGCGGCCCAAGCCTGCTGCGCAACCGGCGCGCCTGGCTGCTCGGTGCCTATTTCGGCCTGATCAACGGCGGCTATACCAGCCTGATCGCCTGGCTGCCGCCGTATTACATGCAGCTCGGCTGGCAGCCGCAGGCCAGCGGTTCGCTGCTGGCGCTGATGACCTTCGGCCAGGTGATGGGCGCGCTGCTGCTGCCGGCGCTGGCGCGCAATCATGACCGGCGGCCGCTGCTGTTGCTGGCCTTGATGATGCAACTGATCGGCTTTATCGGTCTGATTTACCTGCCGCAGACGCTGCCGTGGCTGTGGGTGTTGGTTTCCGGGCTGGGGCTGGGCGGCGCGTTCCCGCTGTGCCTGGTGCTGGCGCTCGATCACCTGCACCAGCCGGCGGCGGCCGGGCGGCTGGTGGCCTTTATGCAGGGCGTCGGTTTTCTGCTGGCGGGCGTGACGCCCTACCTCTCCGGCCTGCTGCGCGACTACAGCGGCGGCTTCGTGCTGGACTGGCAGATCCACGCGCTGCTGGTGGTGGTGCTGATCGCCATCACCTGGCGCTTCCACCCGCACAGCTACCGGCGGGCGTTCGCCGAATAATATTTCTGTCATTGCCGCTCCCTATAGTGACGTTGCTTTTACTTCTGGGCGATAACAACGAAAAGGGACAATGACATGCACAACACCAAAACCCGGCTGGCGCTGCTGGTCGGCTGCATGGCGCTGAGCGCCAACCTGTGGGCCGAGGCGCAGCCGGTGCAGGCGACGCTGGCCGGGCATGCGCTGCTGCCGGTAAAATCCGCCGTTTCCACACCGAAGGATGCACCGAGCGATCTGCAACAGAGCGGCAAATACACCAGCGGCAAACGCGTCACCGAGCTGGGCAGCGTGGCGGGCAAATCCGCCGATCGCCTGACCGGCCTCGGCCTGCCGATCAACGGTCAGCCGCTGCAGGGCCACTCCGGCATCAAGCACATGACCGACGGCACCTACTGGGTGCTGACCGACAACGGCTTCGGCAGCAAAGCCAACTCCCCGGATGCCATGCTGTACCTCAACCACTACAAGATCGATTTCAAAGACGGCACGGTTGCGCCGCTGAAGACGGTGTTCCTGCACGATCCGGATAAAAAGGTGCCGTTCCATATCATCAATGAGAGCACCGAGAAGCGCTATCTGACCGGCAGCGATTTCGACCCGGAAAGCTTCCAGTTTGCCGACGATGCCTTGTGGATCGGCGAAGAGTTCGGGCCTTACCTGATCAAGGCCGACCTGAACGGTAAAGTGCTGGCGGTGTTCGACACTCAGGTGGACGGCAAGGTGGTGAAATCGCCGGACAACCCGACGCTGACCCTGCCGGGCGCGCCGGACGGCAAGCAAAACTTCCAGGTGGCGCGCTCCAAGGGCTTTGAAGGCATGGCCGCCTCGCCGGACGGCAGCAAGCTGTACCCGCTGCTGGAAGGGGCGCTGTGGGACGGCGAGCAGTTCGAGAACGTCGGCGGCAAACGCTACCTGCGGGTGCTGGAGTTTGACGTCAAACGGCAGGCCTGGACCGGCCGCAGCTGGCAGTATGTGCTGGAAGACAACCAGAACGCTATCGGCGACTTCAACATGATCGACGCCACCCACGGGTTGGTGATCGAGCGCGACAACGGCGAAGGCACGCCGGACAAAGCCTGCGCCGCCGGTGCGCCGACCGACAACTGCTTCAGCCTGGTGGCCAAGTTCAAGCGGGTATATAAAATCGCCTTCTCGGACGCCAACGTCGGCAAACCGGTCGAAAAACTGGGCTATATCGACCTGATGAACATTCAGGATCCGAACAAGCTGGCGCGCAAGCCGCTGAACGACGGCGTGCTGACCTTCCCGTTCTTCACCATCGAGAACGTGGACGTGGTGGACGCCAACCACATCATCGTCGGCAACGACAACAACTTCCCGTTCTCCTCCAGCCGCCAGCCCAATATGGCGGATGACAACGAGTTCATCCTGCTGGACGTGAAGGATTTCCTGAAGTAGCCCCCCGGCCGCCGAATCGCCGGCGGCCGCCATTTCCCGCTTAGCGCAGCGAACGAACTGCGCTATAATCAGCGCCTTGCTTCCCTCTTCTCCAAGGAAGATCCTCGTCCCCGGTGGGGCGGCCGGACTTCAAATCCGGTTGGGGCCGCCAGCGGTCCTGGGCAGGTTCGACTCCTGTGATCTTCCGCCATTCGATGTCTCTCAAACTCTCCTGAATTCAACTAAAACCCCGTGTATACTGGCTTTAAGCCATGATTCTGTCTACAGAGCTCAACCGAACTCAACCCACATCAAGTGATATCTGGGGGTCCTTTAGGGGGTTCAAAAATGCATGCTATTTTCTGGCACCCCCGTAGGCATGTTGTAACCCCTTTTTATCTGGTTTGGCAGTACCTCGCTTGAGGCCACTGCCCATATCTATCAATGGAGATGCTATGCCACTAACGGACATAAAAGTGAAAACGGCCAAGCCGATGGAGAAAGCCTACAAGTTGGCTGACGGCGGTGGCATGTATCTGCTGGTCAAACCCAATGGCTCAAAGTACTGGCGCTTGAAGTATCGCTTTGCTGGTAAAGAGAAGATGCTTTCTATCGGCGTGTATCCCGATGTCTCATTGGCTGATGCGCGCGAGAAAAGAAAGGAAGCACGCAAAACGTTAGCCTCTGGTGGCGACCCCGGAGAAGTGAAGAAGGCTGAAAAGCTGTCGCAAAAGCTTTCTATCGCAAACACCTTCGGAGCTATCGCCCGCGAATGGCATCAGCATAAGGCCGACCGTTGGTCGTTACGTTACCGTGAGGAAATTATCGATACCTTCGAGAAAGACATTTTCCCTCATATCGGCAAACGCCCTATTGCTGAGATCAAGCCGATGGAGTTGCTGGAAACCTTACGACGGATGGAGAAACGTGGGGCATTGGAAAAAATGCGCAAGGTACGGCAGCGCTGCGGGGAGGTTTTCCGCTACGCCATTGTTACCGGGCGTGCTGAGTACAACCCCGCGCCTGATTTGGCGACAGCATTGGCAACTCCGAAAAAGACGAATTTCCCTTTTCTTAGCGTTGAAGAGCTACCTCATTTCCTCAAAGATCTCGCTGGGTACACCGGTAGCATCATCACCAAAACTGCAACGCAAATCATCATGCTGACAGGGGTTCGTACTCAGGAGCTGCGTTTTGCTCGTTGGCAGGATATCGACTTCGAGAAACGGCTTTGGGAAGTCCCCCCTGAAGTGATGAAGATGAAGCGGCCCCACATCGTTCCGTTGTCTGAGCAGGTAGTGAATTTGTTCTTGTCACTGAAACCTATCACGGGTGCATACTCATTGGTGTTCATTGGGCGAAATGATCGTACGAAGCCGATTTCAAAGGAAAGCGTTAACCAGGTGATTGAGTTGCTTGGTTACAAGGGAAGGCTGACGGGCCACGGCTTTCGCCACACGATGAGCACGATTTTACATGAAAAGGGCTACAACTCGGCTTGGATTGAGACGCAGCTTGCTCATGTGGATAAGAACGCGATTCGTGGAGCTTACAACCATGCGCAGTATCTGGATGGCAGGAGAGAGATGATGCAGTGGTATGCGGATAATCTTGAATCAATGTTGGATAGTGAAATGTTACCACGCAGATCATTCAGCAAGAGCGCATAAAAATCGCAGAGCACAAAAAAATTTGTGCATGTTCCAGTTTATGACAACAGTGGCATATTTTTAATTAAAATCAACAAATTAAGAATTTATGGAGATATGAAACATTTAATTTTTTGCAGATGGAACACGCCAGCTTTGCTCTGTAGCGCTGCTACTGCATTTTTTTAGGTTTACATTCTTGTTTTTTTGTTTGATTATAGCTTCACCGCACCACTTTTAACTCTGTACGATAACTACAGAACTTAGTGATGAAGGTGCGACAGGTTGCAGCCTGTCGCGTTGACTCAAACCCAAACGTCTAAATTAGGAGATCAAATCTATGCCAGCTTATCAAATTTCTTACGATCTGCGGAAGCAGAAAGATTATGCCTCACTCATTGAGCGTATTAAGTCCTATGGGACCTGGTGCCATCCTCTCGAATCAACCTGGGTTATCGTCACCACTCAAACAGCAACTCAAGTTCGCGATTATCTCAAAGCTGTTATGGATAACGATGATGGTTTACTCATCACTGGTTTGCGGGGAGACGGTGCGTGGTATGGGCTTTCCAACAATATCTCTCAATGGCTTAAAAACAACTTATAATCGTCACGCTTAAGAATAGATGCGCCAAGGATGGCGCAATGAATCAGGGGCCCGTATGCCAACATCTTTAAAACAGTTAGGCCAAATTGCAGGCATCCGTTCAGGCCACACTCTGAGGGGAGCAATCACGCCTGATCCTGAAGGAGATGTACGTCTGTTACAGATTAAAGACCTCGATCAGGACTGGCAGTTCGATCACAAAGTACTATCTACTGTTGTATGGGAACAACGAATCGCTCCCCCATTTCTTGAACTGGGGGAGATTGTCGTTGCGGCCAGAGGGAATCGTAATCTGGCAGTTGTCTATCGTGGCGAGGTTCCTGTGGTTGCTACCAGCCAGTTCCTGATTGTTAGCCTCAGAAGACAAGAGCGTGAGATTGTCCCCGAATACCTGTGCTGGCTGTTAAACCATCCGATGATTCAGCAAGAGTTTCATCGGAGTGGTACCAATATTCAGTTAATAACTAAATCAGCGCTGCTGGATGTCGCTATCCCGGTTCCACCTCTTGAAACTCAATTACAGCTTATCGAGCTCCAACGTGTATGGCAGACAGAAGATCAACTTATCAATAAGTTACAGAAAAATCGCCATCAGCTTGAGCTTGGTATTTTGCAAAAACTACTTAAGGATTAACTTGTTATGAGCAATATGATCGATCAAGACCGCATCAACCGCGTGCTATGGGGCGTATGTGACACTTTCCGTGGCACCATCAGTCCTGATACTTACAAAGATTTTATTCTTACTATGCTGTTTCTGAAGTACATCTCGGATGTCTGGCAGGATCACTATGATGGCTACAAAGCCCAGTATGGCGATGAACCAGAACTGATTGAAGAGATGATGAAGAATGAACGCTTTGTGCTTCCGCGCAATGCCAGCTTTTATGCACTTTATGCTCGTCGCAATGAGCCAGGTAACGGGGAGCGCATCGACCAGGCATTGCACGCAATCGAAGAAGCCAATGGAACTAAGCTGAAAGATGGCGGGAAAAGCGTGTTCCAGGACATTTCTTTTAACACTGACAAGTTGGGCGAAGAAAAACAAAAGAACTCTATTCTTAAGCAGTTGCTTGAAGACTTTACTGACCCTGAGTTGAATTTAAAACCAAGCCGCGTTGGCGGTCTGGATGTAATTGGTAATGCTTACGAATACTTAATCGGTAGATTCGCTGCTAACAGCGGCCAAAAAGCGGGCGAGTACTACACACCACCAGAAGTGTCAGATCTGCTCGCTGCATTGCTTGACCCACAGCCAGGGGAATCTATCTGCGATCCAACCTGTGGTTCTGCTTCACTACTGATGAAGTGTGGTAAGTGGGTGGCTCAACAGCACCATAGCAAGAACTATGAGCTTTACGGGCAGGAAGCGATTGGTTCAACCTGGTCGCTGGCTAAAATGAACATGTTCCTGCACGGCGAGGATAACCATAAAATCGAGTGGGGTGACACGATCCGCAACCCCAAATTGCTCGATAAAAATGCCAATCTGATGCTGTTTGATGTGGTTACCGCTAACCCACCTTTCTCACTGGAGAAGTGGGGAATTGATGATGTATCTGATGATCACTTTGGTCGGTTCCGCCGCGGTCTGCCGCCTAAGGCTAAGGGCGACTATGCGTTTATCCTGCATATGATCGAAACTATGAAGCCGAAAACTGGACGCATGGGCGTTGTGGTTCCCCACGGTGTACTATTCCGTGGTTCTAGCGAAGGTAGAATCCGTCAGAAGCTGATAGAGGAGAATCTATTGGATGCTGTGATTGGGTTACCGGAAAAGCTTTTTTTTGGCACAGGTATTCCCGCAGCGATTCTGATCTTCAAAAAGCACAAGGTTGACGATAACGTGCTGTTTATCGATGCCAGCAGTGAGTTTAAACCGGGTAAAAATCAGAACCAGCTGAGCGCAGGTAATATTGCCAAAATAGTAAAAACCTACCGCACTGGCGATAATGTTGACAAATATTCTTATCTCGCTAGCCTGCAAGAGATTCGCGAAAACGACTACAACCTGAACATTCCCCGCTATGTCGATACTTTCGAAGAAGAAAAAGAGATCGATCTGGTAATGGTGCGTGCTGAACGTGATCAGCTTAAAACACAGTTGGTTGAGCTGGAAGTTGAAATGGCTAAATATCTGGAGGAACTAGGTTATGGTGCCTGATGGATGGAAGAGAGCGCCACTTAAAACAGTTGCGGAAGTAAGGTCTGGTGTAGCAAAAGGTAAATCAGGGCTGAGAGATCCAATTGCAGTGCCATATCTAAGAGTTGCTAATGTTCAAGATGGGCATATCAACCTCGATGAGGTGAAGGAGATTGAAATCGAGAGTCATCAGCTTGAGCGTTACGCACTCAAGTTTGGTGATGTTCTTATGAATGAAGGTGGAGACTTTGACAAGTTAGGCAGGGGCGATGTTTGGTTAGCACAAATTACACCTTGCTTACATCAGAATCATGTTTTCGCAGTAAGGCCAATGCCGGAGAAAGTAGACTCATTTTTCCTCGCTGCTTTAGCTGCAAGTAGCTATGGAAAAAAATATTTTCTTAGCTGTGCAAAGCGGAGTACTAATTTAGCAAGTATTAATTCTTCGCAACTAAAAGAATTCCCCGTACTTATTCCACCACTTCCGGAGCAAAAGAAAATCGCCCAGATCCTTTCTACCTGGGATAAGGCGATCACAACAACTGAGCAACTGCTTACCAATAGCCAACAGCAGAAAAAAGCAATTTTGCAACAATTGCTTACTGGTAAGAAACGTTTTTTGAATTTTAGCAGAGAGTGGAAAGAAGTCCCTTTAGGAAAGCTTTTTTGTCGTGTGATGAAAAAGAATTCTGGATGCAGTACCAATGTCGTCACAATATCTGGACAACAAGGTTTGATACGGCAGGATGAATTTTTTAAAAAAACTATAGCCTCAGATATATTGGATGATTACTTCTTGATAAAGAAAGGTCAATTTGCATATAACAAGAGCTACTCAATCGGCTATCCCATGGGGGCTATCAAGAGGCTTAATCGTTACGAGCACGGTGTTGTTACGACATTATATATCTGCTTTGAACTAAGTGATCTTGATAATGCAGATAGTGACTATTTTGAACATTATTTTGAATCAGGGATGCTGAATAGAGGGTTAACAAAAATTGCCCACGAAGGAGGTAGGGCACATGGGTTATTAAATGTTAAACCGTCTGATTTCTTTTCTTTGAGTGTTTTTTTGCCTCCAATTGATGAGCAAAAAAAAATAGCTAGAGCTTTAACCATAGCAGATTGTGAAATTACAACCCTGCAACAAAAACTCAGCTACTTAAAACAAGAAAAAAAAGCCCTGATGCAGCAACTGCTTACCGGTAAACTCCGAGTGAAAACGGAGGCCGCATGACGGATAAACTCTTACCTCAACCACCAGCAGGTGAATTCCTGCTGTTCCAAAGCGAGGATGGTCGCGCACGCGTTGAGTGTCGCTTTCAGTCAGACACTCTTTGGCTCACCCAGGCATCCATGGCTGAGCTATACGATAAGGATGTTCGTACCATCAACGAGCATCTGATCAACATTTTTTCCGAAGGTGAACTTGGTCAAAATTCAACTATCCGGAAATTCCGGATAGTTCGCCAGGAAGGAAAACGTCAGGTTTCCAGAGAGATAGAGCACTACAGCCTCGAAGCCATATTGGCCGTAGGCTATCGTGTTCGCTCAGTTCGGGGGACTCAGTTCCGCCAGTGGGCCACGCAAACCCTACAGGAATATCTGATTAAAGGGTTTGTGATGGATGACGAGCGGCTGAAGAATCCGCCCGTTGGCTCTTCTGTGGTGCCCGACTACTTTGACGAGATGCTGGAACGTATCCGCGATATTCGAGCCAGCGAGCGGCGCGTCTATCTGCGTGTGCGGGAGATTTTCGCGCTGGCTGCTGACTACCAACCATCTCTGAAAGAGACTACCCTTTTCTTTCAGACCATCCAGAACAAGTTGCACTTTGCCTGCACCGGGCATACAGCTGCTGAGCTGATCCACCAGCGGGCAGATGCCAGCCAGCCTTATATGGGGCTCACCAGCTATAAAGGCAATGACGTGCGAAAAGGCGATGTCACGGTTGCTAAGAATTACCTGATCCAAAAAGAGGTCAGTGAGCTGAACCGTGTGGTGAATATGTGGCTGGACTATGCCGAAGATCAGGCATTGCGTCGCCAGCAGGTCTTTTTGCAGGACTGGCAGGAGAAGTTGGATCAGTTCTTGCGGTTCAACGACCGTAATGTGCTCCAGGGCGCGGGCACTGTCAGTAAGAAAATAGCGGATGAAAAAGCTCAGGGTGAATATGCACGATTTGCAGAGCAGCGGCGTTTGTTAAAAGAGGCCGAGGGTGAGAAGGATATTACCGAGCTACTGCACTGGAAAGCCGACAAAGATAAGGGAACATCATGAGCATGCAGATCGCGCCAAAATTCCAGGAAGAGTACAGCGCCAAGCTTCCGGCGCTGGCCCTCCTGAGTAATTTAGGCTGGACCTATATTTCACCTCTGCAAGCCTTGTCTGCGCGAGCAGGCAAGGTAGATCAGGTGGTCCTAAACCAGATTTTGCGTGAACAGTTAGCCAAGAGGACATTTATCTTTGCCGGTAAAGAGCATGCCATTTCTGACAAAGCGATTGATAGCCTGATTGCCGAAGTTAACAGTCCTGCATTAAACCAGGGATTGATTACTGCCAATGAGCACTTGTACAACCACCTGTTGTACGGCATTTCCGTGACGGAATTTATCGATGGCAAACGGGCTAACCCGACTATATCGCTGATCGACTGGAACAATCCGCAAAACAACAGCTTTGTTTTCACCGAAGAGTTCAGCGTGACACGTGCTAACGGCATTGAGGCACGCAGGCCCGATATTGTCTGCTTTGTGAATGGTATTCCGTTGGTCGTTATCGAGGCTAAGCGCCCGGACGGCAATGCTAAAAAAGGGCCGACTATTGACGAAGGGATATCTCAAAGTCTGCGAAACC is part of the Serratia surfactantfaciens genome and encodes:
- a CDS encoding amidohydrolase family protein yields the protein MENPQQPGRRAFLSQTGKLTTACAVIGLTGGVAQAASLGGEQCAPAPMTLTERHYCLSEVRLEDGFEYDGDTVIGTRTALYTLEIKDGKIAAIHAANAALPAGVPRYKAQGQLLLPAFRDMHIHLDKTFYSGPWQAPRPRQGKTIMDMIALEQTLIPKLLSTSQQRAENLIALLQSKGSTVARSHCNIDPVSGLKSLEHLQRALENHRADFSCEIVAFPQHGLLHSRVDTLMREAMQMGVQYVGGLDPTNVDGAMEKSLDAMFQIALDTGKGVDIHLHETSPAGVAAINYMIATVEQNPALRGKVTISHAFALTTLTPGELAETATRLAAQQITIASTVPIGGLMMPLPQLSEKGVFVMTGTDSVIDHWSPFGTGDILEKANLYAQLYRGSDEYHLSRAMAIATGGVLPLDDKGQRAWPKAGDAAEFVLVNASCSAEAVARLPARSATFHQGRLVAGQVSKA
- a CDS encoding nucleotidyltransferase domain-containing protein; amino-acid sequence: MHDPMLELLFSEYRRKVLSLLFIEPGRAFHVREIARRTATQAGTLHKELSRLAEGGILLRQRQGNQICYQANVDCLIFPELAAIFRKACGPVERLRQTLAEFGAAIERAFIFGSVASGKATAASDIDVLIVGKLSFSQVIQAIYPLQETLGREINPKFYSPEEWRAALAENSAFIQDIMQKPQLWIAGDKDDAGQSGRAGTGGDNA
- a CDS encoding LysR family transcriptional regulator is translated as MNRYPMFNPQLLLSFVAVCDSNSFTRAAERVFLSQSTVSQQVRRLEEMLGKPLFERSSHQVLLTEEGVKLLSYARRIIALNEEAHDALTGIWRDGVLRIGMPEDFAVPTTELLAEFSREHPHLRLDVASGLSADLHSAYAREELDLILVKQRRQQPPRAARPEPLLWLDSLAFPAIEQSPVPLAVFPLNGLYRDELCQALDNLGKRWRIGYSSASLAALTAASAAGLGVTLLPAGCRLPTHRVLGAAEGLPPIDSFELALYYRDGAPAATLALAQRLTVFCGLK
- a CDS encoding cyanate transporter gives rise to the protein MLNHSVNSPSPRRWFNPLLLALVLIGLNMRPLLTSIGPLLPTLRQATGLSFGGAALLTTLPVLMMGLMALAGGAINRLFSERSAVTLSLLAIGLGALWRELAPGSVQLLMSAVLGGLGIGVIQAVMPGIIKHHFLKSMALVAGLWSAALMGGGGLGAAITPWLMSTGRDWHSALAWWALPALVALLAWWPVSRGLSRLGAAGEHRGPSLLRNRRAWLLGAYFGLINGGYTSLIAWLPPYYMQLGWQPQASGSLLALMTFGQVMGALLLPALARNHDRRPLLLLALMMQLIGFIGLIYLPQTLPWLWVLVSGLGLGGAFPLCLVLALDHLHQPAAAGRLVAFMQGVGFLLAGVTPYLSGLLRDYSGGFVLDWQIHALLVVVLIAITWRFHPHSYRRAFAE
- a CDS encoding esterase-like activity of phytase family protein codes for the protein MHNTKTRLALLVGCMALSANLWAEAQPVQATLAGHALLPVKSAVSTPKDAPSDLQQSGKYTSGKRVTELGSVAGKSADRLTGLGLPINGQPLQGHSGIKHMTDGTYWVLTDNGFGSKANSPDAMLYLNHYKIDFKDGTVAPLKTVFLHDPDKKVPFHIINESTEKRYLTGSDFDPESFQFADDALWIGEEFGPYLIKADLNGKVLAVFDTQVDGKVVKSPDNPTLTLPGAPDGKQNFQVARSKGFEGMAASPDGSKLYPLLEGALWDGEQFENVGGKRYLRVLEFDVKRQAWTGRSWQYVLEDNQNAIGDFNMIDATHGLVIERDNGEGTPDKACAAGAPTDNCFSLVAKFKRVYKIAFSDANVGKPVEKLGYIDLMNIQDPNKLARKPLNDGVLTFPFFTIENVDVVDANHIIVGNDNNFPFSSSRQPNMADDNEFILLDVKDFLK
- a CDS encoding tyrosine-type recombinase/integrase, giving the protein MPLTDIKVKTAKPMEKAYKLADGGGMYLLVKPNGSKYWRLKYRFAGKEKMLSIGVYPDVSLADAREKRKEARKTLASGGDPGEVKKAEKLSQKLSIANTFGAIAREWHQHKADRWSLRYREEIIDTFEKDIFPHIGKRPIAEIKPMELLETLRRMEKRGALEKMRKVRQRCGEVFRYAIVTGRAEYNPAPDLATALATPKKTNFPFLSVEELPHFLKDLAGYTGSIITKTATQIIMLTGVRTQELRFARWQDIDFEKRLWEVPPEVMKMKRPHIVPLSEQVVNLFLSLKPITGAYSLVFIGRNDRTKPISKESVNQVIELLGYKGRLTGHGFRHTMSTILHEKGYNSAWIETQLAHVDKNAIRGAYNHAQYLDGRREMMQWYADNLESMLDSEMLPRRSFSKSA
- a CDS encoding restriction endonuclease subunit S — encoded protein: MPTSLKQLGQIAGIRSGHTLRGAITPDPEGDVRLLQIKDLDQDWQFDHKVLSTVVWEQRIAPPFLELGEIVVAARGNRNLAVVYRGEVPVVATSQFLIVSLRRQEREIVPEYLCWLLNHPMIQQEFHRSGTNIQLITKSALLDVAIPVPPLETQLQLIELQRVWQTEDQLINKLQKNRHQLELGILQKLLKD